In the bacterium genome, GGCCCTGTATAGGTTTGAACAATGCTGCCGACGCCAAAGGCCCCGATTTCGACATAAGCGTAGCGGGCCAGATGAGGGTTTTCCAACAGAGCGACGTGACGTTCGTTCTGGCTAAAGACGTCGATGCCCAGGGCCAGGACCAGTGGATTGACCGAATGGTAGCGGCCTTTAATGTGACGCTGTTCGATGAGCCGGCCTGCGCAGGGAAAATGAAAACGGTGGTAATCCGCCGGACAGAGGCGGATGACCGCCAGGCTGCCGTCATGAAATTCTGCGGCCGGACAGCCGAGCAGATCGTCCACGGTGAAAGAATTGCCCTTGACCGGAACCAGTGTGGTTTTGTGTAAACGGGGATAGACCAGAACGCGGCCGTCTGCGGGAGAGGCGATGTCGTAGTCATCGGGGGCAAAAGGACGTGCGCCGGGCTTGAGGCGCCGGGTGAAAAACGCATTGAAAGTGGGATAGCTCTCAACCGGATCGGCAAATTCCTTCGCATCGATAGCGAGATCGCGGATCACGGGCAAAATGCGTCTTCGGCTCCATCGCGTATCGGCGAACCAGCCGGCCAGCCGGCTCGGCCAGGCGTGATGAAACAGAAGAGCGGCGAGCGATTTTCCTAATGGATGATAATAGGCCCAGCGCAAAAGCCCTTTGCCAAGGATGATCTCCTCTTCTTTGGCTGCTGCGCCACGGCGGTAAAAATAAATGGATTCT is a window encoding:
- the psd gene encoding phosphatidylserine decarboxylase (Phosphatidylserine decarboxylase is synthesized as a single chain precursor. Generation of the pyruvoyl active site from a Ser is coupled to cleavage of a Gly-Ser bond between the larger (beta) and smaller (alpha chains). It is an integral membrane protein.), whose translation is MSESIYFYRRGAAAKEEEIILGKGLLRWAYYHPLGKSLAALLFHHAWPSRLAGWFADTRWSRRRILPVIRDLAIDAKEFADPVESYPTFNAFFTRRLKPGARPFAPDDYDIASPADGRVLVYPRLHKTTLVPVKGNSFTVDDLLGCPAAEFHDGSLAVIRLCPADYHRFHFPCAGRLIEQRHIKGRYHSVNPLVLALGIDVFSQNERHVALLENPHLARYAYVEIGAFGVGSIVQTYTGP